In Herbaspirillum sp. WKF16, one genomic interval encodes:
- the miaB gene encoding tRNA (N6-isopentenyl adenosine(37)-C2)-methylthiotransferase MiaB has product MQKKVFIKTFGCQMNEYDSDKMADVLNIAEGLVKTDRPEEADVILLNTCSIREKAQEKVFSDLGRFRSLKKSNPDLVIGVGGCVASQEGEAIVKRAPFVDVVFGPQTLHRLPQMISERRYTGRPQIDISFPEIEKFDHLPPARVDGATAYVSIMEGCSKYCSYCVVPYTRGEEVSRRFEDVLTEVAGLAEQGVKEITLLGQNVNAYRGAMEDGEIADFALLIEYVAELPGIDRIRFVTSHPKEFSQRLIDAYARVPQLMDYLYLPAQHGSDRTLAAMKRGYTALEYKSVIRRLRKVRPNLKVASDFIVGFPGETEEDFQALLKLVEDVGFDNSFSFIFSPRPGTPAAGLADDTPQEVKLDRLQRLQAAINDNAAKISQSMLGSVQRVLVEGPSKRNPQELQGRAENNRVVNFDGGPEGARLVGQLVDVVIVQAFPFSLRGEIAITS; this is encoded by the coding sequence ATGCAGAAAAAAGTATTCATCAAAACCTTCGGCTGCCAGATGAACGAGTACGACTCGGACAAGATGGCCGACGTGCTCAACATCGCCGAAGGCCTGGTCAAGACCGATCGTCCTGAAGAGGCCGACGTGATCCTGCTCAACACCTGCTCGATCCGCGAGAAGGCGCAGGAAAAAGTGTTCTCCGACCTCGGCCGCTTCCGTTCGCTCAAGAAAAGCAACCCCGACCTGGTGATCGGCGTGGGCGGCTGCGTGGCCTCGCAGGAAGGGGAAGCCATCGTCAAGCGCGCGCCCTTCGTGGACGTGGTGTTCGGCCCGCAGACCTTGCACCGCCTGCCGCAGATGATCTCCGAGCGCCGCTATACCGGACGGCCGCAGATCGACATCAGCTTCCCCGAGATCGAGAAGTTCGACCACCTGCCGCCGGCGCGGGTGGATGGCGCGACCGCCTACGTCTCGATCATGGAAGGCTGCAGCAAGTATTGCAGTTACTGCGTGGTGCCCTACACCCGCGGCGAGGAAGTCTCGCGCCGCTTCGAGGACGTGCTGACCGAGGTGGCCGGACTGGCCGAACAGGGCGTCAAGGAAATCACCCTGCTGGGCCAGAACGTGAACGCCTATCGCGGCGCGATGGAAGACGGAGAGATCGCCGACTTCGCCCTGCTCATCGAATACGTCGCCGAGCTGCCCGGCATCGACCGCATCCGCTTCGTCACCAGCCATCCCAAGGAATTCTCGCAGCGGCTGATCGACGCCTATGCCCGCGTGCCGCAGCTGATGGATTACCTGTACCTGCCGGCCCAGCACGGCTCGGACCGCACGCTGGCGGCCATGAAGCGCGGCTATACCGCGCTCGAATACAAGTCGGTGATCCGCCGCCTGCGCAAGGTGCGGCCCAACCTCAAGGTCGCCTCCGATTTCATCGTCGGCTTCCCCGGCGAGACCGAGGAAGATTTCCAGGCGCTGCTCAAACTGGTCGAGGACGTCGGCTTCGACAACAGCTTCTCCTTCATCTTCAGCCCGCGCCCCGGCACGCCGGCCGCCGGCCTGGCCGACGACACCCCGCAGGAAGTCAAGCTCGATCGCCTGCAGCGCCTGCAGGCGGCGATCAACGACAATGCCGCCAAGATCAGCCAGTCCATGCTCGGCAGCGTGCAGCGCGTGCTGGTGGAAGGGCCGTCCAAGCGCAACCCGCAGGAGCTGCAAGGCCGCGCCGAGAACAATCGGGTGGTCAATTTCGACGGCGGCCCCGAGGGCGCGCGCCTGGTCGGGCAGCTGGTCGACGTCGTCATCGTGCAAGCCTTCCCGTTCTCGCTGCGCGGCGAGATCGCCATCACCTCATAA
- a CDS encoding cysteine hydrolase family protein has protein sequence MAAPQTLVQIAGGSPRIPSWQEAALVIIDHQAEYTTGRVPLHGIDAAVGQIAELLRQARAAGAPVIHVVHQGKPGGLLFDPQGPGFAIIAGLEPRDGEAVVSKGLPNSFAGTTLDEELGKTGRKSLVIAGFATHMCVSATTRSALDHGYASTVVAAACATRDLPDPLGGEPIGARQLQRVALAELADRYATVVPDAAALAG, from the coding sequence ATGGCAGCACCCCAGACCCTGGTCCAGATCGCCGGCGGTTCGCCGCGCATTCCCTCGTGGCAGGAAGCCGCGCTGGTCATCATCGACCACCAGGCCGAGTACACCACCGGGCGCGTGCCGCTGCACGGCATCGACGCCGCCGTCGGCCAGATCGCCGAGCTGCTGCGCCAGGCGCGCGCGGCCGGCGCGCCGGTGATCCACGTGGTGCACCAGGGCAAGCCCGGCGGCCTGCTGTTCGACCCGCAGGGGCCGGGATTCGCCATCATCGCCGGCCTGGAGCCGCGGGACGGCGAGGCGGTCGTGAGCAAGGGCTTGCCCAATTCGTTTGCCGGCACCACGCTGGACGAGGAGCTCGGCAAGACCGGCCGCAAGTCGCTGGTGATCGCGGGCTTCGCCACCCATATGTGCGTCTCGGCCACCACCCGTTCGGCGCTGGACCACGGTTACGCCTCCACCGTCGTGGCCGCGGCCTGCGCCACGCGCGACCTGCCCGATCCGCTGGGCGGCGAGCCCATCGGCGCCCGGCAGTTGCAGCGCGTCGCGCTGGCCGAGCTGGCCGACCGCTATGCCACGGTAGTGCCCGACGCCGCCGCGCTGGCCGGCTGA
- a CDS encoding FxDxF family PEP-CTERM protein, which yields MKKLVASALLTLSLAAVGTAYAAPAPVTGSTPITFDNTGTTTAISHVFGSSDAGKSFLESYTFSYSNLFDLTSGVISTSLRANSQLELTSFTLTGNGNTYYGVKTTAGGFQTYSLDASNLAAGNYTLTVGGNVLGSSGSFAGTLNVAPVPEASTMAMMLGGLALVGFAAVRRRRKDGVRLAQGGMALA from the coding sequence ATGAAAAAACTCGTCGCAAGCGCCCTCCTCACCCTCTCCCTGGCTGCGGTGGGCACAGCCTATGCGGCGCCGGCCCCGGTCACCGGCTCCACTCCCATCACTTTCGACAACACCGGCACCACCACCGCCATCAGCCACGTGTTCGGCAGCTCGGATGCCGGCAAGAGCTTCCTCGAAAGCTATACCTTCAGCTACAGCAACCTGTTCGACCTGACCTCCGGCGTCATCTCGACCTCGCTGCGCGCCAACTCGCAGCTGGAGCTGACCAGCTTCACGCTGACCGGCAACGGCAACACCTACTATGGCGTCAAGACCACCGCCGGCGGCTTCCAGACTTACTCGCTGGATGCATCGAACCTGGCCGCCGGCAACTACACGCTGACGGTGGGCGGCAACGTGCTGGGCAGCTCGGGCAGCTTCGCCGGCACCCTCAATGTGGCGCCGGTGCCGGAAGCCTCGACCATGGCAATGATGCTGGGCGGCCTCGCGCTGGTCGGCTTCGCGGCCGTGCGCCGTCGCCGCAAGGATGGCGTCAGGCTGGCGCAGGGCGGCATGGCGCTGGCCTGA
- a CDS encoding nucleoside/nucleotide kinase family protein has protein sequence MISTVYRDRLDRLLASGARTMLGIAGPPGSGKSTLAQALLEHAGERAAIVPMDGFHLANAELARLGRAGRKGAEDTFDSAGYLNLLHRLRRQAPDEVVYAPTFLRDIEEAIAGAIPVPPATRLIITEGNYLLLERGYWAGVLPLLDEAWYVDVDPALRRERLVARHVRHGRAPAQAQAWVRDSDERNAELIEATRSRAHVLFRWD, from the coding sequence ATGATTTCGACGGTCTACCGCGACAGGCTCGATCGCCTGCTCGCAAGCGGCGCGCGTACGATGCTCGGCATCGCCGGCCCGCCCGGAAGCGGCAAGTCCACACTTGCCCAGGCGCTGCTGGAACATGCCGGCGAGCGCGCCGCCATCGTGCCGATGGACGGCTTCCACCTCGCCAACGCCGAACTGGCGCGGCTGGGCCGCGCCGGCCGCAAGGGCGCCGAAGACACCTTCGACAGCGCCGGCTATCTCAACCTGCTGCATCGGCTCAGGCGCCAGGCCCCCGATGAAGTGGTCTATGCGCCGACCTTCCTGCGCGACATCGAGGAAGCCATCGCCGGCGCCATCCCGGTGCCGCCGGCGACCCGGCTCATCATCACCGAAGGCAATTACCTCTTGCTCGAACGCGGCTACTGGGCCGGCGTGCTGCCGCTGCTGGACGAAGCCTGGTATGTGGACGTCGACCCCGCGCTGCGGCGCGAACGCCTGGTGGCGCGCCATGTGCGCCATGGACGCGCGCCGGCGCAGGCCCAGGCCTGGGTGCGCGACAGCGACGAGCGCAACGCCGAGCTGATCGAGGCGACGCGGTCGCGCGCGCATGTGTTGTTCCGTTGGGATTGA
- a CDS encoding ABC transporter substrate-binding protein has protein sequence MIKKSLVAAGSLLVLASAASMATAADKPLKSVGVTLGDLANPFFVAISKGAESGVHKINPDAKVTVVSSKYDLNTQVGQIENFIANKVDMIVVNAADSKGIGPAVKKAKKAGIVVVAVDVVAEGADVTVMSDNTMAGAESCKYIAAQLQGKGNVVIVNGPPVSAVMDRAAGCKAEFKKSPGIKILSDNQNAGGSRDGGMSTMSNLLAAHPKIDAVFAINDPTAIGAELAIRQAKRTDVKLISGVDGAPDAERALKDAKSLFAASPAQDPYGMAAESVAIGYAVMNGRPPEKPVKLLPVQLITRDNVGSYKGWVHN, from the coding sequence ATGATCAAGAAATCACTCGTGGCGGCAGGTTCGTTGTTGGTCCTGGCGTCGGCAGCCTCGATGGCGACGGCCGCGGACAAGCCGCTCAAGTCCGTCGGCGTAACCCTAGGCGACCTTGCCAATCCCTTCTTCGTGGCCATTTCCAAGGGCGCCGAAAGCGGCGTGCACAAGATCAACCCGGACGCCAAGGTGACCGTGGTCTCATCCAAGTACGACCTCAACACGCAGGTCGGCCAGATCGAGAACTTCATCGCCAACAAGGTCGACATGATCGTGGTCAACGCCGCCGACTCCAAGGGCATCGGCCCGGCGGTGAAGAAGGCCAAGAAGGCCGGCATCGTGGTGGTGGCGGTGGACGTGGTGGCCGAAGGCGCCGACGTCACCGTCATGTCCGACAACACCATGGCCGGCGCCGAATCGTGCAAGTACATCGCGGCGCAATTGCAGGGCAAGGGCAATGTGGTGATCGTCAACGGCCCGCCGGTGTCGGCGGTGATGGACCGCGCCGCCGGCTGCAAGGCCGAGTTCAAGAAGTCGCCCGGCATCAAGATCCTCTCCGACAACCAGAACGCCGGCGGCAGCCGCGACGGCGGGATGTCGACCATGTCCAACCTGCTGGCCGCCCATCCCAAGATCGATGCGGTGTTCGCCATCAACGACCCCACCGCGATCGGCGCCGAGCTGGCGATCCGCCAGGCCAAGCGCACCGACGTCAAGCTGATCAGCGGCGTGGATGGCGCGCCGGATGCCGAGCGCGCGCTCAAGGACGCGAAGTCGCTGTTCGCCGCCTCGCCGGCGCAGGATCCGTACGGCATGGCCGCCGAGAGCGTGGCCATCGGCTACGCGGTGATGAACGGCCGCCCGCCGGAGAAGCCGGTGAAGCTGCTGCCGGTGCAGCTGATCACGCGCGACAACGTCGGCAGCTACAAGGGCTGGGTGCACAACTGA
- a CDS encoding sugar ABC transporter ATP-binding protein, translating into MTSSPILQMNGICKSFGATRALVDMKLTVRSGEIHALMGENGAGKSTLMKVLSGVYAPDSGEILLDGKPVSLRDPGASRAAGINLIYQELAVAPNISVAANVFMGSELRTRLGLIDHAAMRRRTDAVLSQLGAAFEASDRAGRLSIAEQQQVEIARALVHKSRIVIMDEPTAALSERETEHLFAVVRRLRDEGLAVIYISHRMAEVYALADRVTVLRDGGFVGELTPSEVNPGRIVQMMVGRSLSDFYQHERMAPEEAARRRPVLEARNLAGGKVRPCSFEVRLGEVLGFAGLVGAGRTELARLLFGADPKASGEIRLEGRPIATPDPRAAMRQGIAYVPEDRKGQGLFLQMSVGANATMNVAGRHTRAGLLRSAPLRATAIDAIRRLNVKVAHPEVQVGKLSGGNQQKVLLARWLEIAPKVLILDEPTRGVDILAKSEIYQFIRKMAAQGVAVIVISSELPEVIGICDRVLVMREGAISGELAGADITQENIMRLATDSDHRPDMPGSAGIVPAPGPSSSSVHHHG; encoded by the coding sequence ATGACATCTTCTCCCATCCTGCAGATGAACGGCATCTGCAAGTCGTTCGGGGCCACACGCGCCCTGGTCGACATGAAGCTCACGGTGCGCTCCGGAGAGATCCACGCGCTCATGGGCGAGAACGGCGCCGGCAAGAGCACGCTGATGAAGGTGCTCTCCGGCGTGTACGCGCCCGACAGCGGCGAGATCCTGCTGGACGGCAAGCCGGTCTCGCTGCGCGACCCCGGCGCCAGCCGCGCGGCCGGCATCAACCTGATCTACCAGGAACTGGCGGTGGCGCCCAACATCAGCGTGGCCGCCAACGTGTTCATGGGCAGCGAGCTGCGCACCCGCCTGGGCCTGATCGACCACGCCGCGATGCGGCGCCGCACCGACGCCGTGCTGTCGCAGCTGGGCGCGGCCTTCGAGGCTTCGGACCGCGCCGGCCGGCTCTCCATTGCCGAGCAGCAGCAGGTCGAGATCGCGCGCGCGCTGGTGCACAAGAGCCGCATCGTGATCATGGACGAGCCGACCGCGGCGCTCTCCGAGCGCGAGACCGAGCATCTCTTCGCCGTGGTGCGCCGCCTGCGCGACGAAGGGCTGGCGGTGATCTACATCAGCCACCGCATGGCCGAGGTGTACGCGCTGGCCGACCGCGTCACGGTATTGCGCGACGGCGGCTTCGTGGGTGAGCTCACGCCCTCGGAGGTCAACCCCGGCCGCATCGTGCAGATGATGGTGGGGCGCTCGCTGTCCGACTTCTACCAGCATGAGCGCATGGCGCCGGAAGAGGCGGCGCGCCGCCGGCCGGTGCTGGAGGCCCGCAACCTGGCCGGCGGCAAGGTGCGGCCGTGTTCCTTCGAGGTCCGGCTGGGCGAGGTGCTGGGCTTTGCCGGCCTGGTCGGGGCCGGGCGCACCGAGCTGGCGCGGCTGCTGTTCGGCGCCGATCCCAAGGCTTCCGGCGAGATCCGGTTGGAGGGGCGGCCGATCGCCACGCCCGATCCGCGCGCGGCGATGCGCCAGGGCATCGCCTACGTGCCGGAAGACCGCAAGGGTCAGGGCCTGTTCCTGCAGATGTCGGTGGGCGCCAATGCGACCATGAACGTCGCCGGCCGCCATACCCGCGCCGGTCTGCTCAGGAGCGCTCCGCTGCGCGCCACCGCGATCGACGCGATACGCCGGCTCAACGTCAAGGTGGCGCATCCGGAAGTGCAGGTGGGCAAGCTCTCCGGCGGCAACCAGCAGAAGGTCTTGCTGGCGCGCTGGCTGGAGATCGCGCCCAAGGTGCTGATCCTGGACGAACCCACGCGCGGGGTGGACATCCTGGCCAAGAGCGAGATCTACCAGTTCATCCGCAAGATGGCGGCGCAGGGCGTGGCCGTGATCGTGATATCGAGCGAGCTGCCGGAGGTGATCGGCATCTGCGACCGCGTGCTGGTGATGCGCGAGGGCGCCATCAGCGGCGAGCTGGCCGGCGCCGACATCACGCAGGAGAACATCATGCGCCTGGCCACTGACAGCGACCATCGTCCCGACATGCCCGGCAGCGCCGGCATTGTGCCCGCCCCGGGCCCATCCTCTTCTTCCGTTCATCATCATGGCTGA
- a CDS encoding ABC transporter permease subunit — MAESNTLPNADHAAPRKSRRISERMLQRLGMLPVLVVLYLIFYALTIYLSGDGTSNFATPENTMNILRQVAINLVLAAGMTFVILTAGIDLSVGSVLAVSAVLGMQVSLTAAPGWSIPMFIVSGLAMGLINGAMVAFLNINAFVVTLGTMTAFRGAAYLLADGTTVLNNDIPSFEWIGNGDFLHVPWLIWVAVAVVLASWVILRKTVLGMHIYAIGGNLQAARLTGVRVGLVLLFVYSISGLFSGLAGAMSSSRLYGANGNWGSGYELDAIAAVVLGGTSLMGGVGSIWGTVVGALIIGVMNNGLTILGLSSFWQYVAKGAVIVLAVILDKWRQKESAQ, encoded by the coding sequence ATGGCTGAATCCAATACCCTCCCCAACGCCGACCACGCCGCGCCGCGCAAATCCCGCCGTATCTCCGAGCGCATGCTGCAGCGCTTGGGCATGCTGCCGGTGCTGGTGGTGCTGTACCTGATCTTCTATGCGCTGACGATCTACCTCAGCGGCGACGGCACCTCCAACTTCGCCACGCCGGAAAACACCATGAACATCCTGCGCCAGGTGGCCATCAACCTGGTGCTGGCGGCCGGCATGACCTTCGTCATCCTCACGGCCGGCATCGACCTCTCGGTCGGCTCGGTGCTGGCGGTGTCGGCGGTGCTGGGCATGCAGGTGTCGCTCACGGCCGCGCCGGGCTGGTCGATTCCGATGTTCATCGTCTCGGGCCTGGCCATGGGCCTGATCAACGGCGCCATGGTGGCCTTCCTCAACATCAATGCCTTCGTGGTGACGCTGGGCACCATGACGGCCTTCCGCGGCGCGGCCTACCTGCTGGCCGACGGCACCACGGTCCTGAACAACGACATCCCCAGCTTCGAGTGGATAGGCAACGGCGATTTCCTGCACGTGCCGTGGCTGATCTGGGTGGCCGTCGCGGTGGTGCTGGCGTCGTGGGTGATCCTGCGCAAGACGGTGCTGGGCATGCACATCTACGCCATCGGCGGCAACCTGCAGGCGGCGCGCCTGACCGGCGTGCGGGTGGGCCTGGTGCTGCTGTTCGTGTACTCGATCAGCGGGCTGTTCTCCGGGCTGGCGGGGGCGATGTCGTCGAGCCGCCTGTACGGCGCCAACGGCAACTGGGGCAGCGGCTACGAGCTTGACGCCATCGCTGCGGTGGTGCTGGGCGGCACCAGCCTGATGGGCGGCGTGGGCAGCATCTGGGGCACGGTGGTGGGCGCGCTCATCATCGGCGTGATGAACAATGGGCTGACCATCCTCGGCCTCTCGTCGTTCTGGCAGTACGTAGCCAAGGGCGCGGTGATCGTGCTGGCCGTGATCCTCGACAAATGGCGCCAGAAGGAATCGGCGCAATGA
- a CDS encoding AGE family epimerase/isomerase, which translates to MSTHLPDFESRRFLEQHVARTLAFYDRHAIDPQGGFFHYLKDDGAVYNRTHRHLVSATRLVFTQAMAFTHTGDARYREQARHALAHLERFRHEDGPLAGLFAWTLEEGRIEDGTVMAYGQAFVLLAYAHAHRIGLCDAAPVAQAFARMEEFFYEPAHRAYADEITPAGQLIDYRGQNANMHMCEACLAAYEATREARYLARAQELIETFAFGLAAQTSDLVWEHYRRDWLVDADYNKGNPDNIFKPWGFQTGHQTEWAKLLLIAQGHAPDARYIERAATLQRLAWRHGWDLQHGGLIYGFDPDFQPYDSHKYFWVQAESFASAWRLWRATGEDDFRRQYHELWAWSWRHLVDHEHGAWFRILAADGAKLEDTKSPAGKVDYHTMGACWDVMAVGGLRE; encoded by the coding sequence ATGAGCACCCATCTTCCCGACTTCGAAAGCCGCCGCTTCCTAGAGCAGCACGTGGCGCGCACGCTGGCCTTCTACGACCGCCACGCGATCGATCCGCAAGGCGGCTTCTTCCACTACCTGAAGGACGACGGCGCCGTCTACAACCGCACCCACCGACACCTGGTGAGCGCCACGCGGCTGGTGTTTACGCAAGCGATGGCATTCACGCACACCGGCGATGCGCGCTACCGGGAACAGGCGCGGCACGCGCTGGCGCACCTGGAGCGCTTCCGGCACGAGGATGGCCCGCTGGCCGGCCTGTTCGCCTGGACCCTGGAGGAGGGCCGGATCGAAGACGGCACCGTCATGGCCTACGGCCAGGCCTTCGTGCTGCTGGCCTATGCGCACGCGCACCGCATCGGCCTGTGCGACGCCGCTCCGGTGGCGCAAGCCTTCGCCCGCATGGAGGAATTCTTCTACGAGCCGGCGCACCGCGCCTATGCCGACGAGATCACGCCCGCCGGCCAGTTGATCGACTATCGCGGCCAGAACGCCAACATGCACATGTGCGAGGCCTGCCTGGCCGCATACGAGGCCACGCGCGAGGCGCGCTACCTCGCGCGCGCGCAGGAATTGATCGAGACCTTCGCGTTCGGGTTGGCCGCGCAGACCAGCGACCTGGTGTGGGAGCACTACCGGCGCGACTGGTTGGTGGACGCCGACTACAACAAGGGCAACCCCGACAATATCTTCAAGCCCTGGGGCTTCCAGACCGGGCACCAGACCGAGTGGGCCAAGCTGCTGCTGATCGCGCAGGGCCACGCGCCGGATGCGCGCTACATCGAGCGCGCCGCCACCCTGCAGCGACTGGCCTGGCGGCACGGCTGGGACCTGCAGCACGGCGGGCTGATCTACGGTTTCGATCCGGACTTCCAGCCCTACGACAGCCACAAGTATTTCTGGGTGCAGGCCGAGTCCTTCGCCAGCGCCTGGCGACTGTGGCGCGCCACCGGCGAGGACGACTTCCGCCGCCAGTACCACGAGCTCTGGGCCTGGAGCTGGCGCCACCTGGTCGATCACGAGCACGGCGCCTGGTTCCGCATCCTGGCCGCCGACGGCGCCAAGCTGGAAGACACCAAGTCGCCGGCCGGCAAGGTGGACTACCACACCATGGGCGCGTGCTGGGACGTGATGGCGGTGGGCGGCCTGCGCGAGTAG
- a CDS encoding alpha/beta fold hydrolase — protein sequence MKALSPLFSLKTGLGIVAAAAAFAGANAMAAAPAAEQPSVVIVHGAFADGSDWAKVIPLLQAKGIKVTAVQNPLTSLADDVAAANRAIDNQPGKVVLVGHSWGGTVITEAGVNDKVAGLVYVAAFAPDAGQATGELGKDLPTPPGIGKLSVDKAGFASLPAAAVASDFAQDVPAKQAAVMAATQGPIALKAFGEKVSVAAWKTRPSWYIVSKNDRMIQPDLERAFAKQIGAKTSELPTSHVPQQSRPADVAKVILDAVAATAK from the coding sequence ATGAAAGCATTGTCCCCCCTCTTCAGCCTCAAGACCGGCCTGGGCATCGTCGCCGCCGCAGCAGCCTTTGCCGGCGCCAACGCCATGGCCGCCGCCCCCGCCGCCGAGCAGCCTTCGGTGGTCATCGTCCACGGCGCCTTCGCCGACGGCTCCGACTGGGCCAAGGTGATCCCGCTGCTGCAAGCCAAGGGCATCAAGGTCACGGCCGTGCAGAATCCGCTGACCTCGCTGGCCGACGACGTCGCCGCCGCCAACCGCGCCATCGACAACCAGCCCGGCAAGGTGGTGCTGGTGGGCCACTCCTGGGGCGGCACGGTGATCACCGAAGCCGGCGTCAACGACAAGGTCGCCGGCCTGGTGTATGTGGCCGCCTTCGCCCCGGATGCGGGCCAGGCTACCGGCGAACTCGGCAAGGACCTGCCGACGCCCCCGGGCATCGGCAAGCTGTCCGTCGACAAGGCCGGCTTCGCCAGCCTGCCGGCGGCTGCCGTGGCCAGCGATTTCGCCCAGGACGTGCCGGCCAAGCAAGCCGCGGTGATGGCCGCCACGCAAGGCCCGATCGCGCTGAAGGCCTTCGGTGAAAAGGTCAGCGTGGCCGCATGGAAGACCCGCCCGAGCTGGTACATCGTCAGCAAGAACGACCGCATGATCCAGCCCGACCTGGAACGCGCCTTCGCCAAGCAGATCGGCGCCAAGACCAGCGAACTGCCGACCAGCCACGTGCCCCAGCAGTCGCGTCCGGCCGATGTCGCCAAGGTGATCCTGGACGCGGTCGCCGCCACCGCCAAGTAA
- a CDS encoding HD domain-containing phosphohydrolase, translating to MPSDNTVPAMSPVSTVPVHAALRLLAMAGDLSMGQPTDQSLRSARLAERIALLGGADAEGALHARLVALLRWSGCTANAAGFAALLGDDVGGRDAMLRHALPPGHPLTFVNVEPLARIHCEVAGDVAGMLGLPPQVEAGLRHVWECHDGSGAPQRLRGAEIPDAVYYTSLAGDLEILARTHDQATAARMMRGWGDVKYPAAFAELAATHAAALLALLEQPEDDGGAALPAHPVPLHIVADLIELKLPWLTGYSRRVAELAERGAALAGLSPEQQQRLARAALIHGIGRASVANTVWERADKPSSADWEKIRLAPYWTARAGALEPLLRDEAALASHMYERLDGSGYFRSLDRDSLGLPQRLLAAAGAYAALCAPRPWRAALSREDAGRLLEEQAGRGLFDAQAVGFVLAAAGGDTAAPVRKGLLSEREVEVLRRVSLGESNKEAARVMQISPSTVRTHMESIFRKLECSTRAAATLKGLTLGLI from the coding sequence ATGCCATCCGACAACACCGTTCCCGCCATGTCCCCGGTTTCCACCGTTCCCGTCCATGCGGCGCTGCGCCTGCTGGCCATGGCCGGCGACCTCAGCATGGGGCAGCCGACCGACCAATCCCTGCGCTCGGCGCGCCTGGCCGAGCGCATCGCGCTGCTGGGCGGCGCCGATGCCGAAGGCGCCCTGCATGCGCGCCTGGTGGCGCTGCTGCGCTGGTCCGGCTGCACCGCCAACGCCGCCGGCTTCGCGGCGCTGCTGGGGGACGACGTCGGCGGGCGCGACGCCATGCTGCGGCATGCCTTGCCGCCCGGCCATCCGCTGACCTTCGTCAACGTCGAGCCGCTGGCGCGCATCCACTGCGAGGTGGCCGGCGACGTGGCCGGCATGCTGGGCTTGCCGCCGCAGGTCGAGGCCGGCCTGCGCCATGTATGGGAGTGCCACGATGGCAGCGGCGCGCCGCAGCGCCTGCGCGGAGCCGAGATCCCGGATGCGGTCTACTACACCAGCCTGGCCGGCGACCTGGAAATCCTGGCGCGCACCCACGACCAGGCCACCGCCGCGCGCATGATGCGCGGCTGGGGCGACGTCAAATACCCGGCCGCCTTCGCCGAGCTGGCCGCCACCCACGCCGCCGCCTTGCTGGCGCTGCTGGAGCAGCCCGAGGATGACGGCGGCGCGGCGCTGCCGGCGCATCCGGTGCCGCTGCACATCGTGGCCGACCTGATCGAATTGAAGCTGCCCTGGCTGACCGGCTATTCGCGCCGGGTGGCCGAGCTGGCCGAACGCGGCGCGGCCCTGGCCGGCTTGTCGCCCGAGCAGCAGCAGCGGCTGGCGCGGGCGGCGCTGATCCACGGCATCGGCCGCGCCTCGGTCGCCAATACGGTGTGGGAGCGCGCCGACAAGCCGAGCAGCGCCGACTGGGAGAAGATCCGGCTGGCGCCCTATTGGACGGCCCGCGCCGGCGCGCTGGAACCCTTGCTGCGCGATGAGGCGGCGCTGGCCTCGCACATGTACGAGCGGCTGGACGGCAGCGGCTATTTCCGCAGCCTGGACAGGGACTCGCTGGGCTTGCCGCAACGCCTGCTGGCCGCGGCCGGCGCCTATGCCGCGCTGTGCGCTCCGCGTCCATGGCGGGCCGCGCTGAGCCGGGAAGACGCCGGCCGCCTGCTGGAAGAGCAGGCCGGCCGCGGCCTGTTCGACGCGCAGGCGGTCGGCTTCGTCCTCGCGGCCGCCGGCGGCGATACCGCCGCGCCGGTGCGCAAGGGGCTGTTGTCGGAACGGGAGGTCGAGGTGCTGCGTCGCGTCAGCCTGGGCGAAAGCAACAAGGAGGCGGCGCGCGTCATGCAGATCAGCCCGTCGACCGTGCGCACCCACATGGAAAGCATCTTCCGCAAGCTCGAATGCTCGACGCGCGCGGCGGCCACATTGAAGGGCCTGACCCTGGGGCTGATCTAG